The DNA segment TCGTAATTGACTTCTTCGACGTTGCCATTGAAATCCGTGAACGGGCCATCCTTGATGCGGACCATTTCGCCCACTTCGTACAAGACCTTGGGACGCGGCTTTTCAACGCCTTCCTGCATTTGCTGCATGATCTTGTCGACTTCATGCGGCGGAATCGGCGTAGGCTTGTTGGACTTGCCACCGATGAAACCGGTCACCTTGTTGGTGTTTTTCACCAGGTGCCAGGTATCGTCCGTCATTTCCATCTCAACCAGGACATAGCCCGGGAAGAAACGACGTTCGGTCACTGCCTTGTGACCGTTCTTGACTTCGATAACTTCTTCAGTCGGGACAAGGATCTGGCCAAACTGGCCTTCCATGCCCGCGCGTGCAACACGCTCGACCAGAGCGCGCTGAACGCTTTTTTCCATGCCGGAATAAACATGCACCACGTACCAGCGCTTCTTGCTGGCAGCGACAGGCGCGACGCCTTCGGCTGCTGCCGGCACGTCACCTTGAATATTCTCGCTCATTATTATTTCCAGCCCAGAATCAGGTCGTACAAAACGACTTCCAGCAGCTTGTCGGTGCCCCAAAGGAAAATCGCCATGACGACGACAAATCCAAAGACGACACCGGTGATTTGCATGGCTTCTTTGCGCGTGGGCCAAACCACTTTCTTGGCCTCCCGCACCGCCTCCCTGGCAAATGCCAGGAAGTTACGCCCGGGTTCAGCAGTCCACAGCAACAGCGCTGCAATGACAAGACCACCAACCAGGGCGGCCGCACGCAAGAGCGTTTGCTGGCCAGCCAACACATAAAAACCAACAACACCTGCAAGCACGACACACACGGCCAATGCGACCTTGATTTTGTCGCTGGACGTGCTTACGGTCTGTACGGGATTGTTAGACATACTTTTTTTTGCTTTCGGTGCCCTGCACCTGAATCGGTGGCAGGGGCGGAGGGCCTCGAACCCCCAACCTACGGTTTTGGAGACCGTCACTCTGCCAATTGAGCTACGCCCCTACAGCTAACTTTTAAACACGAAGTCCAAGAATAAGTTCCCAGCCCCGCGCTCCAACCAATTGAGGACAGGGCGCTTCACGCCCCACCCTCAACACATCGATTACTCGATGATTTTAGCGACGACGCCGGCGCCGACGGTACGACCGCCTTCGCGGATCGCGAAGCGCAGGCCTTCTTCCATGGCGATCGGATTGATCAGCGTTACCGTGATCGAAACGTTATCACCAGGCATGACCATCTCTTTATCCTTCGGCAACTCGATCGAACCAGTCACGTCCGTGGTACGGAAGTAGAACTGCGGACGGTAGTTGTTGAAGAACGGGGTGTGACGGCCGCCTTCGTCTTTCGACAGAACATAGATCTCGCCGGTGAAATGCTTGTGCGGCTTGATCGAACCCGGCTTGGCCAACACCTGGCCACGCTCGACGTCTTCACGCTTGGTGCCGCGCAGCAGCACGCCAACGTTGTCGCCGGCTTGACCTTGATCCAGCAGCTTGCGGAACATTTCCACGCCGGTGCAGGTGGTGGTCTGGGTGTCACGGATACCGACGATTTCCAGCGATTCGCCAACCTTGACGATGCCGCGCTCGACACGGCCGGTCACCACGGTACCGCGGCCCGAGATCGAGAACACATCTTCGACCGGCAGCAGGAACGCGCCATCAACTGCACGTTCAGGCGTCGGGATGTAGCTGTCGAGTGCCTCAGCCAGCTTCAGGATGGCTTGCTCGCCCAGCGGACCAGTGTCGCCTTCCAGCGCCAGCTTGGCCGAACCCTGGATGATAGGCAGGTCGTCGCCCGGGAATTCATACTTGGAAAGCAGCTCGCGCACTTCCATTTCAACCAGTTCCAGCAGCTCTGCGTCATCCACCATGTCGCACTTGTTCAGGAACACGATGATGTACGGCACGCCAACCTGGCGCGCCAGCAGGATGTGCTCGCGGGTCTGCGGCATCGGGCCGTCAGCAGCCGAGCACACCAGGATCGCGCCGTCCATCTGCGCTGCGCCAGTGATCATGTTCTTGACATAGTCAGCGTGGCCCGGGCAGTCAACGTGGGCGTAGTGGCGGTTAGCCGTTTCGTATTCAACGTGCGCGGTGTTGATGGTGATGCCGCGTGCTTTTTCTTCCGGTGCCGCATCGATCTGGTCGTATGCCTTGGCTTCGCCGCCGAACTTCTTCGACAGCACCGTTGCAATTGCCGCGGTCAGGGTGGTCTTGCCATGGTCAACGTGACCAATGGTGCCGACGTTCACGTGCGGTTTCGTCCGCTCAAACTTGCCTTTTGCCATCTTAGACTCCTAACGATAGTATGAGAATGTTCA comes from the Janthinobacterium sp. 17J80-10 genome and includes:
- the secE gene encoding preprotein translocase subunit SecE; its protein translation is MSNNPVQTVSTSSDKIKVALAVCVVLAGVVGFYVLAGQQTLLRAAALVGGLVIAALLLWTAEPGRNFLAFAREAVREAKKVVWPTRKEAMQITGVVFGFVVVMAIFLWGTDKLLEVVLYDLILGWK
- the tuf gene encoding elongation factor Tu translates to MAKGKFERTKPHVNVGTIGHVDHGKTTLTAAIATVLSKKFGGEAKAYDQIDAAPEEKARGITINTAHVEYETANRHYAHVDCPGHADYVKNMITGAAQMDGAILVCSAADGPMPQTREHILLARQVGVPYIIVFLNKCDMVDDAELLELVEMEVRELLSKYEFPGDDLPIIQGSAKLALEGDTGPLGEQAILKLAEALDSYIPTPERAVDGAFLLPVEDVFSISGRGTVVTGRVERGIVKVGESLEIVGIRDTQTTTCTGVEMFRKLLDQGQAGDNVGVLLRGTKREDVERGQVLAKPGSIKPHKHFTGEIYVLSKDEGGRHTPFFNNYRPQFYFRTTDVTGSIELPKDKEMVMPGDNVSITVTLINPIAMEEGLRFAIREGGRTVGAGVVAKIIE